TTGCGCTCGGTCGGCAACCTCTCGTCGTCGTCGGTGCTCTACGTGCTGGCCGATTTGATCGAATCGGGCGCGCCGAAGAAGGGCGACGTCGGGTTGATGATGGCGATGGGCCCGGGCTTCTGCGCCGAGCTGGTGTTGTTGCGATGGTGAGCTCGCTGTGGCTCTACACGGGCCTCATCGCGCTGGTTGGCGTCGAGCGGCTGGTCGAGCTGCGGCTCTCGAAGCGCAACGCAGCGTGGGCCTTCGAGCGCGGCGCGAAAGAGTATGGGCAGGGCCACTACCCCTTCATGACGGTGTTCCACACCGCGTTCCTCGTCGCCTGCGTCGCCGAGCCGTGGCTGCTGCATCGTGCGTTCCCCGGCGTGGTGGGCTGGGTGGCGCTGGGCTGCTCCGGTATTGGGCCATCACCACGCTGGGGCCCCGGTGGAACACGCGCGTCATCGTCTTGCCCGAGGGGCAGTTGATCAGCGGCGGGCCGTATCGCTTCGTGCGGCACCCGAACTACGTGGCAGTGGTGACCGAATTGCTCGTGCTGCCGCTCGTGCACGGCGCGTGGTTGACCTCGCTGGTGTTCACACTGGGCAACGCGGCGCTGCTGTTCGTGCGCATTCGCGTCGAGGAACAGGCGCTCGGGTTGCGCGCGGGCCAGGACGCGTGAACACGCAGGCCCCAGCCCCGCGTCGCAGGGAGAGGGAGTGTGCAGGCCCGCCACCGTGAAGGACCTGCCAGCGCTGCAGGAAGACGCGAATCGGGTGGATCCACGTGGTCCGCACGGTTAGCCCTGGAGGG
The nucleotide sequence above comes from Pseudomonadota bacterium. Encoded proteins:
- a CDS encoding type III polyketide synthase, yielding LRSVGNLSSSSVLYVLADLIESGAPKKGDVGLMMAMGPGFCAELVLLRW